A single window of Nicotiana sylvestris chromosome 5, ASM39365v2, whole genome shotgun sequence DNA harbors:
- the LOC138868752 gene encoding uncharacterized protein, with translation MDKSWLNIRNRVDQRYRDGVDNFLNWAFSQPTVSTMIRCPCKGCMNIEFKLRVGVKGDLLRKGFWDSYKVWDLHGEVSVRVETSSVVVSDDEAENDSIEEDNIGEMIHDACGYTNVEDNNNNNNNNLEYNEEPNIHATKFYELLEDAETELYPGCKKVSKLSFIVKLLHLKYLNHWSNKSMDALLSFFKEVLPEGSFVLNSFYEAKKVLCDLGLGYTKIDACRNDCILYWCDYVDIQACPKCGKSRWKSEEHVGKKVAHKILRHFPIKPRLQRLYMARETAKRMRWHKKGNIDDGILRHPSDSIAWKSFDAQHPTFSAELRNVRLGLASDGFQPYGNMSSNHSIWPVVLATYNFLPWDCMKNLYFMMTLLIPGPKCPGNDIDVYLQPMIEELKEL, from the coding sequence ATGGATAAAAGTTGGTTGAATATTAGGAATAGAGTCGACCAAAGGTACAGAGATGGCGTAGACaactttcttaattgggcattcaGTCAACCAACAGTGAGCACTATGATTCGGTGTCCTTGTAAAGGGTGTATGAATATCGAGTTCAAGCTACGTGTTGGTGTAAAAGGAGATTTATTGAGGAAGGGATTTTGGGATTCTTATAAAGTGTGGGACTTACATGGAGAAGTGTCAGTTAGAGTTGAAACTTCTAGTGTTGTAGTTAGTGATGATGAAGCAGAAAATGATAGCATTGAAGAGGACAATATTGGTGAAATGATTCACGATGCTTGTGGATATACGAATGTGGAggataataacaacaataataataataatttagagTACAACGAAGAGCCAAATATACATGCAACAAAGTTCTACGAATTGTTAGAAGATGCTGAGACAGAACTTTATCCTGGTTGTAAAAAAGTCTCGAAGTTGTCTTTTATTGTTAAACTACTTCACTTGAAGTATCTTAACCATTGGAGCAACAAATCTATGGATGCACTATTGAGCTTCTTTAAAGAAGTTCTTCCCGAGGGGTCATTTGTGCTAAATTCTTTCTATGAAGCAAAGAAAGTTCTTTGTGACCTCGGCTTGGGGTACACCAAAATAGATGCATGTCGGAATGATTGTATTTTATATTGGTGTGATTATGTCGATATTCAAGCATGTCCTAAGTGCGGTAAGTCTAGATGGAAGTCCGAAGAACACGTAGGCAAGAAAGTAGCTCATAAAATCTTGCGGCATTTTCCAATCAAACCAAGGCTTCAAAGATTGTACATGGCAAGAGAGACAGCTAAAAGGATGAGGTGGCACAAGAAGGGAAATATTGATGATGGTATCTTGCGACATCCGTCTGACTCAATAGCATGGAAATCCTTTGATGCACAACATCCTACCTTTTCAGCTGAGTTAAGAAATGTTCGCCTAGGCTTGGCGAGTGATGGGTTCCAACCTTATGGGAACATGAGTTCTAATCATAGTATTTGGCCAGTTGTACTAGCTACATATAATTTTCTACCATGGGATTGCATGAAAAATCTGTATTTTATGATGACACTTCTTATTCCAGGCCCTAAGTGTCCAGGCAATGATATCGATGTATATTTACAACCAATGATtgaagagttgaaagaattataG